In the Muricauda sp. MAR_2010_75 genome, one interval contains:
- a CDS encoding M3 family metallopeptidase, which translates to MNNPLLEPFDLAPFSKIKNEHFKPAFLQAIEDARAEIDAIVDNQDHPTFENTLEALDFSGQQLDRVSSIFFNLNSAETNAEIQKIAQEISPLLSEFGNDIILNEGLFQRVKSVYEQRDNLDLTPEQHTLLEKRYKKFSRNGANLKEEDKKRLRKIDAELAKLKLTFGENVLAETNKYELLLTDEKDVDGLPEGEKEAAEQLAQSKGKEGWMITLDYPSYIPFMKYAKNRALRKELSIAFGSKGFHNDELDNQENVLKIVALRHERANLLGYPTHAHFVLEERMAETPEKVMDFLNELLEKAKPAAEREFQELESFAKELDNIDQLEKWDSTYYSEKLKQKLFNLDDEKLKPYFKLENVINGVFKVAEMLFGLTFKEVSTIDKYHNDVKTFEVHDDSNNFISLFYADFHPRAGKRGGAWMTSYKSQFTLNGKNSRPHISNVCNFTKPTSTKPSLLTFNEVTTLFHEFGHGLHGMLANTTYPSLSGTSVYWDFVELPSQIMENWCYEKEALELFAHHYETGELIPMELVEKIKDSSTFQEGMATVRQLSFGFLDMAWHGTDPTGIKDVKAYETKAFEGTDLFPKTPETCMSTSFSHIFQGGYSSGYYSYKWAEVLDADAFAYFKEKGIFNKEIADKFKEHVLSKGGTENPMELYKRFRGTEPKIDALLERAGLIAKA; encoded by the coding sequence ATGAACAATCCATTGCTGGAGCCTTTTGACCTAGCTCCATTTTCAAAAATAAAGAACGAACATTTTAAACCGGCCTTTCTTCAGGCCATAGAAGATGCCCGGGCGGAAATAGACGCCATTGTTGACAATCAGGACCACCCCACATTTGAAAATACGTTGGAGGCCTTGGATTTTTCTGGACAGCAGTTGGATCGTGTTTCCAGTATCTTTTTCAATCTGAATTCCGCGGAGACCAATGCAGAAATCCAAAAAATAGCTCAAGAAATTTCGCCTTTGTTGTCTGAATTCGGAAACGACATCATTTTAAACGAGGGGCTTTTCCAAAGAGTGAAATCCGTTTATGAACAACGAGATAACTTGGACCTCACCCCTGAACAACACACCCTTTTGGAAAAACGATACAAAAAGTTCAGCAGAAATGGTGCAAATTTAAAAGAAGAGGATAAAAAACGACTGCGTAAGATAGACGCAGAATTGGCCAAACTAAAATTGACTTTTGGTGAAAATGTATTGGCAGAGACCAACAAATACGAACTTTTATTGACCGATGAAAAAGATGTCGATGGTTTGCCTGAAGGAGAAAAAGAAGCCGCCGAACAATTGGCCCAATCCAAAGGCAAGGAAGGTTGGATGATCACCTTGGATTACCCCAGCTACATTCCATTTATGAAGTATGCCAAAAATAGGGCGCTACGGAAAGAACTTTCCATCGCCTTTGGTAGCAAAGGGTTCCATAATGACGAATTGGACAATCAGGAAAATGTACTCAAAATTGTTGCCCTACGCCATGAACGCGCCAACTTGCTGGGTTACCCAACCCATGCCCATTTTGTTTTGGAGGAACGGATGGCCGAGACTCCTGAAAAGGTAATGGATTTTCTCAATGAACTTCTGGAAAAGGCCAAACCTGCGGCTGAAAGGGAATTTCAAGAACTGGAATCTTTTGCGAAAGAACTGGACAACATAGACCAGTTGGAAAAATGGGATAGCACCTATTATTCTGAAAAATTAAAGCAGAAATTGTTCAATCTGGATGATGAAAAGCTAAAACCCTATTTTAAATTGGAAAATGTAATCAATGGGGTTTTTAAAGTAGCCGAAATGTTGTTCGGACTTACATTTAAGGAAGTCTCCACCATTGACAAATACCACAATGATGTAAAAACCTTTGAGGTGCATGACGATTCCAACAACTTCATCTCACTTTTTTATGCCGATTTCCATCCCAGGGCCGGAAAACGTGGCGGGGCTTGGATGACATCCTACAAATCTCAATTCACCTTGAATGGAAAAAACAGCAGACCGCATATTTCCAATGTGTGCAATTTTACCAAGCCAACGAGCACAAAGCCGTCGTTACTAACTTTCAATGAGGTAACGACCCTGTTCCACGAGTTTGGACATGGGCTGCACGGTATGTTGGCCAATACCACCTATCCTTCACTATCTGGAACTTCGGTGTATTGGGATTTTGTGGAGCTGCCCAGTCAGATTATGGAGAATTGGTGTTATGAAAAAGAAGCCCTTGAACTTTTTGCCCATCACTATGAAACAGGTGAACTGATTCCCATGGAATTGGTTGAAAAAATTAAAGACTCTTCTACGTTCCAAGAAGGCATGGCCACAGTGCGCCAATTGAGTTTTGGATTTTTGGATATGGCTTGGCATGGCACCGACCCAACAGGGATAAAAGATGTGAAAGCCTACGAAACCAAAGCCTTTGAGGGTACAGATTTGTTCCCCAAGACTCCAGAAACCTGTATGAGCACCTCATTTTCGCATATTTTTCAGGGTGGGTATTCTTCGGGCTACTACAGCTACAAAT